The segment AGAAGGGTGTGCAGTCACCCTCCATATTGACATCCATGCCTTCTGTCTTGGTGCTTGGAAAGAGCTGAactgcttcctcctcttcctctttctcctccccctccttgagCAATGAATGCTCTTTCATTTCCTCAGACTTTTGCTCCATTTCTGCCTCTaatagtttttcagtcatggGGAGGCTGATCTTTTTAGACGCCTGAGATTTCAGAGGTCTAGAAACATACTTGGTGAAGTCTCTTCTGCCCCTGTCCCCTCCACCCATCTGCAACTGGTGTTTCATGGGTTCTTCTTCTAGAAGTTGTTGGTATTTCTGCTCTGATGCTCGGACCTGTATCTCTAGGGCATTCTTCTTGTCCTTAAGGACTTGCACCTCCTTCTGGAAGAGGAGTTTTTGGTTGTTTATCTCTTCTGACATCTCTCCTTCTAGGGCTTGATACTGGGTTTCCAGCTTGTGGTTTTCTTGAAACTGAAGGATCAAGGCCTGATTAAGGTTCTCTACCATGGTAGCTATGTacttaatagctttgatttctccctTGTTGAATATGGTAGAGTCCAAGAGTTCCCAAAGCATGGCCTGAATCTCACCTACCTTTGCATTTGTGGCATTTTTATCTTTAAGCATCTGCTCTGGGCTCAGAGCCTGAAGTGGGGAGGAAGACTTATGTAGAATCTTCTCCCTCCAGGCTTTCCAAAAATTGCCCTTAGGCCctaagaagaacagaaaaataaaagaaaattagttcTTGCTATGTCCTAGAGTTGGCATAATTCCCTGGTATTTGTTCAAGCCCAATCCCCTTCTAACTCTGTTGGGACTTTAGTCTCAATGGGAGTTGGGGCAAAATGAGGACTGCTGTAGACTGTCAGGAAGAAAACTCTGGTAAGCCTGGAGGCTTACAACTAGGAAGAGCTTCCATTGGCACTGATGTACATTCActtcctcttacctccccctcctccactcaACATTATcaatccatcttctctttcccttctttttcttctccctgctCCCTTATCTCCAGGGATAGCAATTGCATCTCCCAGGAATGCCCCACCCTGAAACCTTGGACTCTTTTCTAACTTTGATAGCCCTCTATACTGCAGAAAGAACACCAGTTGGCCATTCATGGTCTTGTGGCCTGTCATTCACCACCAATTCAAACCAAAGCAGGGAGTCTTTAGCCTCCATCAGGATCAATGCCCCCTACCTGTCCCCTCTCTACCCCATTCCATCCAGTCCCAGTGCATGTGGGACTCACTTAGCgttcttttcttttgctcttcaatcaGATTAGAACAAAGGGAAATCAAAGACTCGATGCCACCCTCCGTGGCAATGAGAGAAAGTGGCAGCACCCTCTCCATGACTTCTACCCATTCATCTTGTTCATCACatgccttttcatcattttccttagtTTTGGTCTCATAGGACAAACTGTCACCTGAAAAAGAGGCAAAGGGTGAGGGACATCCAGGCTCAGAATGGTCTGTCCTGTTaacagagtcaagagatggacaGTGGCAGCAATAGTCCTATCTACTGGTGGTGGTGAGACTGTGGGATTTAGGGAGCCCAGAATTCCATAGGACCCCCAATAAGTGGGTCCCACTTATTGATTtgtttctgtaaaacttggactcagtcaaaaggtcacatccaaggacctagaaggccacatgtggccttgaggtcacaggttccccacccttgcagACCCACCTATACCAGCACCTTACCCCATTCACTCATCCAGTTGAGAATTTCATAGAGGTTCCTCTCCTTTGTCTCAGCAGCCTTTGAGAAGGAGGCTATTTTCTCTAGCAAGATGAACCTCTTGTTGCCCTTGTCTTGTTCCACTtgactgtttttcctttctttcagatCTGATCCTGAATCTTCTTGGAAGCGACTGATGACACCATTGACATTGCCCAAGATGTCAGAGAGCTGGATAGAAATGTCCTGTAGGCCAGGGCAGGAAGGAAGAAGATTCACACTGGGACTCACAACAACCACTTCGTCAGCACTTGGGGTTGGTGTGGGCCTCTGGATGCCTCTCCTCCCAGGATCTCTGAGGGAATGAATAATTAGAAACTCATTTCCctttggggaaaatgaggccctaggagcacccacacacacacccacacacacacccacacacatattcTGATCAATCCTGTCAGAAAAGATTTATGTTTTGCTCTGATCTGAATCAGCTTAGGGAACCCTGTGCAGAAAGCTGAAATAGACATAATACATCATCAGGATTCTATGTCCTTCCTGCCCTCCATGAAAATCATGCATTAAAATCATTTTGTAGTCCTGgatcttttcctcagtttctcaaccCCTTGCTCAGTATTTATTCccctttctcagtcctcttccTAAGAATATCTCAAACCTTGTCCCACACCTACATGACACCTCCTGACCCAGGAGGCCAATTTAGTTCCACCTTATCCTCTGCAAGATAAATCTGGGAAAGGTATCTACTCCGGCTGGACCTTCTTACGTCATACCTAGGTGTTTAGGTCATACCCAAGACTTCTCTGAAGTTTTCAGATCTAAAATCTCTGGATCCACCCCAGCAAACAGCCGTCAGCCCACATGTCAGACTCTGGGGTATGTCATATGATGGAATCAGtagcttctttccatttttctacttCATTCCCCTTACCTCTTGGGCTCGCTTCAGCTGGGCTGCTTCGATATTTGAGATGACTGCCTTCACAGTGGAAGGGGTCACTAGCTGAGGACATCTAGTCTGGTCTCTTCCAAAGGGACTTTCTGTCATGGTAAAGCTTTAGATCTCAgggaggaagaattgggaagacTTGTTTATGTAAAtgagtaaaacaaacaaaccaaaaaaaatactACCATTGGCAGGTTCTGTAGGAACATTCATAAAAATGCTCCCTACTCTACTGCAGTTTCTCCTGTAACTGCCGGATAGAGGGTTCCAGTTATCTCAGGATTCTCAGAACTGACCCTCAGACCCAGGGTAATGTCAGTTTTGCAGCATGCTGACTCCAGCTAGTTAGCTGTTTCTCTCTGACCCTCATGGGCTTCACTTTGAGAAACATAGGATGAGTGCTTTACTTATTAACTGAACTAGGGAAAGGGCTGAGAAGCTCACCAAGTCACAGCCTAGTTTGTTCTGTCTCTAATATTCCTTCccttaatcagtcagtcaattttattaaaatttattaagcacctagtatgtgcaggcactgtgcttactgctgaggatacaaatatgataAAAGATAGTTCATACCTTTAAGTatcttacaatttaatgggggaagacaaaataTCAGAGTTGAAAGGAGGGATGGGGGGGAAGATACCCTCAAAGGGACATGATGGAGTCTAAAGAGTGCAGTCAGGTAGGAAATTAAGAGATAGCTAGCCTGGGAACACTCTTTAAATGGGGGCTTTGGAAAGGATTCCTGTAgaagttgagatttgaaggaagccaagaaacaGAGATAAGGCAGAGGAGAAAATTcaaggcatggaagacagccagtgaaaatgtgcAGTCAGGacatggagtgtcttgtgcaaaGAACAGCAGGGAGGCTGGTGTCACTGAGTCATGGAGTAGGTGGGAGGAAATAAAGTATAACAAAcctagaaagacagaaagggaccaggttatgaagggctttaaaagacaaacagaattttatatctATTCCTGCAAGTGGTAAGGAGTTGCTGAAGTTTATTAAATAAGGGGACAATATGGTCAGACCTGCCATTTAGGAGGATAAATTTGACAAATGAATGGGAgatagattggaatggggaaaTGTGGCAGctgaagatgaaatgactgaagaaataaaGGTTCGAACTTTcaagcatattgatttattaagcagtgCATGCCAATTGCCTAACAAATTAGAACCAGTTGCCTTCCTCAAAAGGCAAAATACAGGGGGAGACAGACTTCTATGCattaaaaaacaatcaaataagaccaattaattaaaagaaaacaattaatgaGCATACAAAagtaggtaatctgatttcttgGAAAGATACAAAGACTTTTACACAATTCTACATCTCAAACAGCTCATATATCTTGTCTGAAAACTGACCCAATAggtcaatcagttattgttttcaTGTTCCTTTGATTATTTACAGACACTTGTGGGGatgggacacctctttttctgatttcagggaattgtactTCTTCACTCTTCTTCTGCttaattttgtatcctggttaattattttcttttaattaattggttttatttgattaattattaattattcattttaattttaatttatatattacatataagtaataaatataaatatacgtattacatataaattaataattaatttaattattgattttaattgtttttcatgtacAAAAGTCTGACTCCTCCTATATTAGAAATCCAGTGCTAAAGTTGAGGAAGGGCAATTTATAGGACAgttggcatgcattgcttaataaatagatATGCTCAGaagctcaaacctttgtttcctcagtcattttatctttcatcTGCCACAGTGAGACTTGAATCAGGGAGAGTGACCAACAAGCTTTTACAATAGTCCAGATATGAGGTAATGAAGACCCACACTAGAGTGGCAGCAGTTTCGGAGACGAGGAGGGGGCATATAGGAGAGATGTTATAAGGTAAAGTCAATAAGAAAAAGCAACTGATTGAGTGACAGAGAATGAGGAATCATAGATGACAGGTGTCAATGACAATAGAGACTGAGAGGGTAACTGGGAAGATGTCAGCGCCCTCAAGAGTAAATAAGACATGATCTTGACTGTGGTAGTTTGATTTTTAGACTTGGTTTCTGACAGCTGGCAGTGTTGTAATCATCTTaatttgacctggaagctctggattttgactatgatatttctgggagtttttccctttttttttctcaagaggTAACTAATGGACTCCTACTTTCactttgctctctgattctagtAAATTTGAACAATTTGCATTTGTGATTTTTTGAAGTCTGGCATCCaggctttttatttctttgtttctttctttctttcttcctctctctctctctttctttctttgtcctaTTTTTCAACTAGAGGAGACATGTCCAGACAGCATTTCATCCAATAAAACAATCTGGAACTTTTACAGATCTGCAAACTAAATATGAATCAATAGCATGACatagccaccaaaaaaaaaattgactgtgATCTTAGGCCACATTaagataatagctagcatttatatagcacttatgaTGTGCAAGCCACTGTGTTAAGTACAATGATAACAATATTAATTGTTaattataacattttaaataataataacttttatatagtactttctatgtaccagacactgtgctaattgctttattttttttaatctctttttatcttttttatctctttttttcccccacaagagaagttttattttcctcacttCATTGAAGAGGTAGAAGACTATGGGCATTTAACATTGCATATGCAGTCTAACATGGTTCCTCCATCCGTTGGCTTTGCTGAACTGATTTTGTTGTTTCATCTGTGTTACAAGAAAAAGGCCATGATGTAACAAAACTCATTAAAAACATCATAAAAGTAGTTAAGAATATTCACTGTCATGCATTTCCCTGTTAGAGGCAATGTTCTATTTCAGTCAAAAAGTCCCTTCTCCTACTTTGGAGGAATTCTTGTGGTCTATCATGCAGATGACACCAAATAAGTTTaactgctttgttgttgttgttccagATCTATACTGAATCCTTGAACTGTATACGTTGTATTCATTGTGGGCCAGGGCTATAATCCATCTATAACCAGTAGCAGCCAGCTTAGAACTCATTAGAATATAGGGCAATGGATTATTTCTATGCATATCTAGAACTATGCTCTGCACATCATTTCAGTCCTTTTTTAGGTGACAACATTTTGACTCCAATCTGTGAAGAGTGAAGTCTCACTCTTAAAGAATTCTTAACTGATAAATGATTATCTCCttcaatcctcacaataaccctgagaggtaggtgctattatcttcttcattttatagatggggaaaactgaggtttaggtgCTTTGCTTATGATCAAatagtatctgaagctggatttgaatgcaagtcttcagaactccaggcccagaactctagccattgcaccatctagctgcttacTATCAAGAGAAGTGTCCACAACTAGGGAGTCTTTGATAGTCCTGTTGTCTGTTATACTTTGCCCTGTTCAGACCTCATCTGGAACATGTTTAGTTTTAGGTGCTTCATCTTACTTTGGGAGTATTCAGTAAACTAAAGGGCACCCATAACATTGATCTTCAGATCATGCTGTCTGAGAATCCATTGAAAGAATTGAGAATTTTAGCCTGAATGAAATGAATCTTTAGGGATAGCTGTTACCAATTAATTGAAGGGTTGACATATGGAAAGTAGTCCTTAGTATtgttctagacccagagggcagaaccataCAAATCTATGCCAAATACGGATTCAAGGCAGGTTTAAGCTGgatagaaggatttttttttctaataattaaaaGTAAAGTAAAGTAGGCTCCACTGGGAGGATTATTCCTCAATGGAGGTAATTAAGCCCAGGCTGGATAGCCACTTATTCAGTccccctctcaccttcctttggggtttactggctagatgtccgtccgtccgtccgtccgtccgtccgtccgtccttccttcctcccttccttccctccctcccttcctctgttctcattcccaaaaccttaaatccagtgcactctgaagcccataggttgGACAACAATAGTACCCTGCctaagctccacttaatgactgccTTAGAGtggttatcaatagtaacagtttctccttccctcccagtgtgatttagctattttttctcttttgctcattaaaagggccattccctgactacttcttaaagaggtctattctctcaatgggtgttacctctctctgagtacctgaaaaggccaaggtctcccattgcatcctgggccatccccagtcatcctgatgaatatctggtcactggatccagatggctcagaaggagaaagtgaggctggtgaccttgcacggcccttcctcactcaaatcaaagtcaagtgcaagtcatatcatcatttctctgatgtcatggtcttcttagaaaaCGAAGGATGTACACACAACAACGTTATGGAGaagattcctttaaaaaattataatgggATAATTTGTTGGAATTGAGTTAGAGAAAACAAATCAGAACAGTACATGTACAAAATGCagcatataataaaaatgaaagaaatttaaaacttgtttaaagcaaaatatttgaggggaaaaattaaaatgaagaggcataaaatggcaaaaaaaaaaaaaacccttcactaTTTCATGATTATAGCTTGTACTTTGTACCTAAATAAAACAAGTTACTGAACTTCTAATGAAATATAGATTCATGTTAATAGATTCCTATAAAGTAAATTTAGGGGACTGGATATATCTTCTAAAAATCTTGCACTGGAAATTGAGTGATTAATCCCTGAAAGCAGACTAAGAAAAGGAAGTGGGGATGAAAAATTAACTATGAAAgttttttatatgtaaaaaagaTTCTCAGTACAATTTGCTTTCCAGTTGCATTCAGCTCTGGAAATCTGGGATTCTGAGAGTGAGAAAAAGAGGTCCAACATGTAGAGGAGTTTGCTAAGCATCGAAATAGTGGTgtaggggtgggaggtggggttcCAGAGGAAACAGTACAGtaggaagacaaaaaaagataGAGTCTGGGGAGAACCAAGGATGAGGTCCATGGGACTAggcctttccctttcttctcaccTCACTTTATTTAcctctaattttattttgtactaTTACAAAGTACCTATCAGgtattattttgtaattatttgtttACATAACAAAGCCCCTTCTGGATTATCATTTCCATAAGAGTAGGGACCATGTCTGATTACAAACTCTGTATCTCCCTCAGAGTTTATCACAGGTGctgcacacagtaggaacttagtaaatgattgttgaattgagCTCCTAGCATAGCTATTTTTAGTTTCTCACGTTCTTGTTACCTGGGGCTAATTTGCCCAGGTACTACCACTGACTACTAAACATAGTAGttagttttctcctttcttttattaTAGGGAAAAACTTCTGATTCTCTTGACCATACTACCCCTTGGCCTCCATAAGCCAAAGACTAAGTTTGTGAGTGTTTTATCTAACACTTTGCAGGGGAAAGGGAGTCCTAATCCTGAGCAATGTTActcaaaaatacttttaaagtgGTGAAGTTTTGTGAAGCTGCAGAGATTGATGGAAATAGTCCTTAAAGGTCCTTTTGCTTGGATCCTCTGTTCACCACAGAACGTTGTGATTTCATAAGTCTTGAATAGGCAGTCATCCTGGCCAGAAGACTGAGACTGACATTCTTGGACTGGTTTTACCTCTGTAAGTCTCTGCCATGGAGTTCTTCTCCGTGGGAGGGTGAGGTATCCTGTCAGCAGGCTACTGAAAGTGGGAATTAACTGGAGGGAGCTCAAGACAGGAATAAAGCATCAAGAGAAGTTGAGAAATGGCTGAGATTTTGCAGGTACAAATGCCTGTGCCCAAACCAGTTTCTTTCCCATTGAATTGTTTATTGGCTTCCCCTTGGGAACATTTACCAGGCTGAAGTTCTTCCTATTTGAACTTATGCTATCTTATGTTATCCCTTGTAGAGAAGCAGATATTGAGAGAATTTGGTGGGGCTATTTACGGTGTTGTGAAACTGCACAATGAAGGTTAAGTTAAGGCAGACACCAGAGAACTGAGGTGGTTGGGGGGGGgtggcagtgggggtggggggtaagaAACAAAGCCAACACTTTACGGTGACAAGACAGATCAGTCACCAGAAACAGAAGTGGCGCAAGGCTGGGCTGGCAGCTGTGGTGAAACCCTAGCTTCTGGTGAAACTGGACTAGGAGACTGATCCTACCCCACAGTAATTCCCCTCCCATTCTGCACCCTGCCCCAATCTTTCTCTGTTTGTTGAGCTGTTCCTAGGGGATTCCAAACAATTTCTTCTCCAGTCCTTTGTTTCCAGAATAGGGGTGATCAGGAGGACCTGGAGTGGAAGTGGGAGGGAAGCAATGGGAACACTTCTAACTCATAGGCAGGATGAATAACTGGATAGAGAACTGCCCTACCAGTGAGAAAAATCTCTGACATCTATTGGTTATAGACCCCtaagcaagtaatttaatctctcaatgccacctcccccacacacacacacaaggaaactaaggctacaAATTACACAGTAGATGGAGAGAAGTTTTTCATTAGAAGCtacctatgccaatgaaatcacaggtctggtttaaaaaaaaagttcattttcatttcacagtAAACTTTGTGTAGCCACAATGTAGTTTGCCTATATGTGTGAGTATAatgcagctaaatggtgcagagGGTAGACTGCcaggtctggattcaggaagacaccttccagagttcagatctgacctttgATACTTACTGTataaccctgtgcaagtcatttaaccttgtttgcctcagttcctcatctgtaaaatgagctggagaaggaaatggcaaaccactctggcatctttgccaagaaaaccctaaatggtttcacagagagctggacacgattgaacagtaacaaaaaaatgggcacctccttcccagggttgttggtttttctttttttgtaaattttttaaattttacacttaaatacaaaatgaggaaagaaaaaaaaattgccacaTACACAGCAGACCATAAAAggggattcaatataaaaccataaatttccatttcaagaaaatctatgtaataaatactacacactGTTTTCACAcctagcttttctttgcttccttgttggttttcttttcttctctgctgtgtaccttttttttttctcctctcccctctccctcctcccctctctcctcctccaattAAATGTggagatatatatagatacatatagatatctacaaacatagacatatgtacacaaatagactcatacacatatatgtatgactGTAGTATGCTTATTTTCCTCCTACCATCTgcttctctgaaggtagatagcatctcccttcctaagtccaagtctttccatgtttttctacatCAGCCAGCTGATCATTTCCTACACTGCTGCAACATTCCTTTCTGGATTCAAACAGCATCTTCCTTCCCAGGACTTTTGAGGTTAGTTTGGGTATTTTAAACCAAGTCAGAAACTTGGTTGTTCTTGAAACAAtcctgctgttactgtatgcagtGTTCTCTCAGCTTTGCATCATTGTATGGAGGTCTTTcgatgcttttctaaaatcactgagctcatcttttcttatagcagagtaatattccatcatgaacatatatatatataccacagtttgtttagccattccccaattgccaggcatccctgcaatttccagttctttgccactacaaagagagctgttataaatattttacaatatgTAGGctgttttccattttccctaatcTCTCGGGAAACAAATCTGATGGGGTAtgactgagtcaaagggtatacaggcagtttaataactcttagggcataattccaaatctctctccaaaatggtgggatcagctcacagatccaccaacaacgAATGAAGGTCCTCATTTTTCCACACCCAGGGTTGCTGGGAGGATAAAAtaactgctttgcaaacctgaaagcaatGTGGAAATGTTAGCTGCTACTAGTACAGTCATGAGCCATCACTAACCTATCCATTCTAAACACCCACTTACATAGAGCCCTGTTCTGGACCTTTGGGAAAAGTCGGAGGATAAGCCTAGATGTCAAGTGTGGTTTGGGGGAATTCAATTCGACGTACATCCATGTGCCCACCACGCGCACGACACCGGGGACAGGAACATCAGAACAACCGCTGTGCCCCGAGACTCTCTACTCCCCTGGTTTAACACAAAAGCATTAGCCCGGGGAGTCTGGACTGCGGGGGGTCCGATCCCCCACTAACTTACTGCGTGAATGGGGGCCCGTCGTCAGATAAGGTCAGAGGGACCTCCGGACCGTCTCCCCTCCGGCCCCAGGGTGCAGACTGGGGGTGGCCAGGGCGAGGGGCCGGCCCCCACGTGGCCCAGGTAACCACACCGAGGCGTCAGGTGCGGTCAGAGCGCACAGCTGCGGCGCCCCCTGCCGTCGGGCGCCGCTGAGGCCTCCCAGCACCCGGCGCTTCTCACACCGGGAGGCGGGGCCGCAATTCAAACCCGGCTCCTCGGGGAGCAAATCGCACGTGTCTCCCGTGGCTGGAGGGGCAGGAGCCGGCGCGCCCAGCCTCCGGCCCAGCTCTGCTCCCGAGGGGCCCATCCCGGAAGGGCTTCCAGCTGAGCCTGGAGGCAGTAAGCCGAGCAGGGACTTCGCTCCCGGGGGCGCTGCGGGGGCGGGATCCAGGGTGCTCCGGGCCAGGCAGGGTGCCAACTTTAAACTGCCCAAAGTGGAACGGATAGTCTGGAGAGGCGCCGAGCACCCCGTCACGGACGGGCTTCCAGCGGAGGCTGGAGGCTGGAAAAGGAATAGACGACTTACGTCCCCGGACCggcggagggagggaggagccCCGCGCCGGGCCCGGCCCGGAGGGCCGCCCAGGCGGCTGCGCGGCCGGAGGCGGTGGGCGTGGCCCCGGCCCGGCGGCCAGTCCGTCCTTCCGGAGCTCGGTTCGCGCGCTTCCCGCACGAGCCGGAGTcctgggcgggggcgggggcggggctgagagggagaggggggaggagtgGAGGCGTGACTCGGTGAAGCGGCCTCTGCTCCGGCACTGAAAGGGTGCTCCCCCCGCCGGTCCCACCCTCCTGCCCACGGCCCGGCCAATCAGAGAGGCTTTTACTGGCGAGTGGGCCGGGCCGGCCCAGCTGCTCGGAGGCTCTGGCATGGTAACGTCCCCGTgcgggggtgggggctggggggggTTGGGCCGGTCCCACAGCGCCCCCTGCGGCCCGGGTCGGCGGTGGGGGCTGGGGGAGAACGACCGGGGGGCGGCGAGGTCCCGGCGGCCTACCCGAGGGGAGAGGCCGGGCCGGGGACTAGGAGACGTCGGGGTGGGACGGGGGAGGGGCGGCAGCGGGGCTccggggaaagggaggagaggagagagagtaggGGTGGGGGcagcctggggggaggggaggggaagaggggtcATCCAGAGTGGGAGAGAGGCCgagaaagtgggggtgggggtgcgtGAGGCAAAAGCGGAGGAAATACAGGGAGGCGCAGgttatttccccctcccctcccccattctttccccctctctcctctattCTTCTCCCGTTTCTCCCTccactcctcccctctcccccctttccttctcccctccccccttcccagcCCCTCAGGGGCGAGGGGTCCCCTTAGGATCCCCCCCACCCTTCCCCAGTCTTTGCCCGCTTTTCTGATGTACCTTCCCTGGGGGAGGGGTGAAAGGtcaagagaatgggagagagcaGGGG is part of the Notamacropus eugenii isolate mMacEug1 chromosome 3, mMacEug1.pri_v2, whole genome shotgun sequence genome and harbors:
- the FAM186B gene encoding protein FAM186B isoform X5 encodes the protein MCVGVCVGVCVGAPRASFSPKGNEFLIIHSLRDPGRRGIQRPTPTPSADEVVVVSPSVNLLPSCPGLQDISIQLSDILGNVNGVISRFQEDSGSDLKERKNSQVEQDKGNKRFILLEKIASFSKAAETKERNLYEILNWMSEWGDSLSYETKTKENDEKACDEQDEWVEVMERVLPLSLIATEGGIESLISLCSNLIEEQKKRTLRPKGNFWKAWREKILHKSSSPLQALSPEQMLKDKNATNAKVGEIQAMLWELLDSTIFNKGEIKAIKYIATMVENLNQALILQFQENHKLETQYQALEGEMSEEINNQKLLFQKEVQVLKDKKNALEIQVRASEQKYQQLLEEEPMKHQLQMGGGDRGRRDFTKYVSRPLKSQASKKISLPMTEKLLEAEMEQKSEEMKEHSLLKEGEEKEEEEEAVQLFPSTKTEGMDVNMEGDCTPFLKQPFPNTSSYPKDSKDMGVHAENAIDSKYKIPALKPAVYKDYVVPEEREVVAKSAVWMDEEQDSDLPRETQGNLPAEMPLEENTDLTQEEPAEEEKRWQERRKQWQAEEKRWQEQQKKWEQLEREHKQRQRQWKVEEEELYKKRQEYMKHKCLMRQRRELDEQPLEQSKETYMSLSPSARKEPEETANLVNRVYQSQSAWGRFPTPVTCEPQLLSISAFGSQGVHQGSMKLEHFPCIGMSTKPFPCPFHNKSGTPGGLISLLKEKKYRVDVQGQRMNLLLLNEAAETLGLPAHLHSLARNLIIEMLHTDVMGLGYLVQKYSTYRTFQCIRQDVINHIEASRKTGNIDEAQNFYVLLGKIDKYQNRRLQTWTEKQKVLEQDRGDCLEQMMSLFSQTSTNVNAFEEKPATFPALPLS